A region from the Cystobacter ferrugineus genome encodes:
- the trhA gene encoding PAQR family membrane homeostasis protein TrhA: MASTERIETLRIEEEEVKPLLRGVSHALAFLAALAGCFFLATAPVEGARHVAGLVFGASLVLMFGVSATYHCPNWSPLTSQRIQRCDHAAIYVLIAGSFTPIAVLDEAGGWGPRMLWVMWIAALTGAGLALLGHSGPRGLRSVLYVVLGTVSVPVMLRLPEVIGPARVGWLVFGAVVYALGAVVYARRWPDPRPTLFGYHEIFHLMVITGASVHYAVILDVLWGG, encoded by the coding sequence ATGGCATCCACCGAGCGCATCGAGACTCTCCGGATCGAAGAGGAGGAAGTGAAGCCCCTGTTGCGCGGCGTGTCACATGCGCTCGCCTTCCTGGCGGCGCTCGCCGGGTGCTTCTTCCTGGCCACGGCCCCGGTCGAGGGCGCGCGGCACGTGGCCGGCCTGGTGTTCGGCGCCAGCCTGGTGCTGATGTTCGGTGTCAGCGCGACGTACCACTGCCCCAACTGGAGCCCCCTCACCTCCCAGCGCATCCAGCGGTGCGACCATGCGGCCATCTATGTGCTCATCGCGGGCTCGTTCACGCCCATCGCCGTGCTGGACGAGGCGGGAGGTTGGGGCCCTCGGATGCTCTGGGTGATGTGGATCGCGGCGCTCACGGGCGCGGGGCTCGCGCTGCTGGGCCACTCCGGGCCGCGAGGGTTGCGCTCCGTGCTCTATGTCGTGCTGGGGACGGTGTCGGTCCCGGTGATGCTGCGGCTGCCGGAAGTCATCGGCCCGGCACGCGTCGGGTGGCTCGTCTTCGGGGCCGTTGTCTATGCCCTGGGCGCCGTGGTCTACGCGCGCAGATGGCCGGATCCCCGTCCCACCCTCTTTGGCTACCATGAGATCTTCCACCTCATGGTCATCACGGGGGCCTCCGTGCACTACGCCGTCATCCTCGACGTGCTGTGGGGCGGGTGA
- a CDS encoding pentapeptide repeat-containing protein: MDWLGNVVFKDREIENERLELTDKNANYILGPNLTLKNCTLVLKVASRRLSIDRAQFVDCAFEVKQELKNYQDWIGASLKGCRFKGRLTGCDFGHWPEYSSLPWCQLGSIEDCDFTEARLDGCRIMGCDPATIRFPKWPCFTILDPIGRAGELRSVKWPGRFGSVVVDELHTQPPRTTALTEHSFTLAKQLDTTPEELRAVVERFDCIVY, from the coding sequence ATGGATTGGCTCGGTAACGTCGTCTTCAAGGACCGGGAAATCGAAAACGAACGGCTGGAGCTGACGGACAAGAATGCGAACTACATTCTCGGCCCCAACCTGACGCTGAAGAATTGCACTCTTGTGCTGAAGGTGGCCTCCAGGCGTCTGTCCATTGACAGAGCCCAGTTCGTCGATTGCGCCTTCGAGGTGAAACAGGAGTTGAAGAACTATCAGGACTGGATAGGGGCATCCCTCAAGGGATGCCGCTTCAAGGGGCGTCTGACGGGCTGCGATTTTGGCCATTGGCCTGAATACAGCAGCCTGCCATGGTGCCAGCTTGGCTCCATTGAGGACTGTGACTTCACCGAGGCCCGTCTAGATGGTTGCCGCATCATGGGCTGTGACCCTGCCACCATTCGTTTTCCCAAGTGGCCCTGCTTCACCATCCTGGATCCCATTGGTCGTGCCGGCGAGCTACGCAGCGTCAAGTGGCCGGGCCGGTTTGGCTCTGTTGTCGTAGACGAGCTACACACCCAACCGCCTCGCACCACGGCGTTGACCGAACACTCCTTCACCCTCGCGAAGCAGTTGGACACAACCCCAGAAGAACTCCGGGCCGTCGTCGAGAGATTCGACTGCATCGTCTACTGA
- a CDS encoding pentapeptide repeat-containing protein, which produces MDRFGNVLFENTEIENERLELMDKEAHYFLGPNLTMKNCTLVLKVSAPRLFFDGARFINCTFEVKQELKNHQQWLAASLKGCRFKGRLSGCDFGHWPEYMSLPGFQHGSIEDCDFTEARLDGCRIMGSDPTTLRFPKWPCFTILDPIGRARELNSVQWPGGFRPIIVEGQYRDPPCTMAVTLYAPSLARRRETTEESFRAVVEQFDRIVY; this is translated from the coding sequence ATGGACCGGTTCGGTAACGTCCTCTTCGAGAACACGGAGATTGAAAACGAGCGGCTGGAGTTGATGGATAAGGAGGCGCACTACTTCCTGGGCCCCAACCTGACGATGAAGAACTGCACCCTCGTGCTGAAGGTGTCCGCCCCGCGTCTCTTCTTCGATGGAGCACGCTTCATCAACTGCACCTTCGAGGTGAAGCAGGAGCTGAAGAACCATCAGCAATGGCTGGCAGCGTCGCTGAAGGGCTGTCGGTTCAAGGGGCGGCTGTCGGGGTGCGACTTCGGGCACTGGCCCGAGTACATGAGCCTGCCAGGGTTTCAGCACGGCTCCATCGAGGACTGCGACTTCACTGAGGCCCGGCTGGATGGCTGCCGCATCATGGGCTCTGACCCCACGACCCTTCGCTTTCCCAAGTGGCCCTGCTTCACCATCCTGGACCCCATCGGGCGGGCCCGCGAGCTCAACAGCGTCCAGTGGCCGGGAGGTTTTCGCCCGATCATCGTAGAGGGTCAGTACAGGGATCCTCCCTGCACAATGGCCGTAACGCTCTACGCTCCGTCCCTCGCCAGGCGACGAGAGACCACCGAGGAATCATTCAGAGCGGTCGTTGAGCAGTTCGACCGAATTGTCTACTGA
- the cutA gene encoding divalent-cation tolerance protein CutA — MSEAHTDAILVLVTAPTADKAAELARALVEEELAACGNVVPGLRSIYRWEGKVHDEPEALLVLKSRAPLFEALRERIVALHPYQCPEVLRLDVAAGHAPYLQWIVDNVRATRAE; from the coding sequence ATGAGCGAAGCCCATACCGATGCCATTCTCGTCCTGGTGACCGCGCCCACGGCGGACAAGGCCGCGGAGCTCGCCCGCGCGCTCGTGGAGGAGGAGCTGGCGGCGTGTGGCAACGTGGTGCCCGGCCTGCGCTCCATCTACCGCTGGGAGGGCAAGGTCCACGACGAGCCCGAGGCGCTGCTCGTGCTCAAGTCCCGCGCGCCCCTCTTCGAGGCGCTACGCGAGCGCATCGTGGCGCTGCACCCCTACCAGTGCCCGGAGGTGCTGCGGCTGGACGTGGCGGCCGGCCACGCGCCCTACCTGCAATGGATTGTCGACAACGTGCGCGCCACGCGCGCTGAGTGA
- a CDS encoding PilZ domain-containing protein, translated as MSPNQWVEQFRRLHHRARQGQLSESEQRNYQAAREYFARALTAAQGLNVPASRSARRMFRVAQGLQVDLTFAAGAVRAMTLDVSVGGFSVMMHKPPPETEEPAFSLRLPGNQEPVVGRARQVSAQRKLGTHRVSFSILGLSEKEEQRLESTLFDLALERIK; from the coding sequence ATGAGCCCCAATCAATGGGTGGAACAATTCCGGCGCCTGCACCACCGGGCGCGCCAGGGCCAGCTCTCGGAGAGCGAGCAACGCAACTACCAGGCCGCGCGCGAGTACTTCGCCCGGGCGCTCACCGCGGCCCAGGGGCTGAACGTGCCCGCGAGCCGCTCGGCGCGCCGGATGTTCCGCGTCGCCCAGGGACTGCAGGTGGACCTGACGTTCGCCGCGGGCGCCGTGCGGGCCATGACGCTGGATGTGTCGGTGGGCGGCTTCTCGGTGATGATGCACAAGCCCCCGCCCGAGACCGAGGAGCCAGCGTTCTCGCTGCGCCTGCCCGGCAATCAGGAGCCGGTGGTGGGCCGCGCCAGACAGGTCTCGGCACAGCGCAAGCTGGGCACCCACCGCGTCTCGTTCTCCATCCTCGGCCTGTCGGAGAAGGAAGAGCAGCGCCTGGAGTCGACGTTGTTCGACCTGGCGCTCGAGCGCATCAAGTAG
- a CDS encoding PilZ domain-containing protein, which translates to MGVIQFIDEFRELHTKARQGKLAELERPAYMAAREQFARALLNAQGLMLDGAEARRHYRVAHQLPVELQMAYGNVWTNTLDLSAGGFSVMLPHAVDVKERPSALLYLPDGTTLAGTVRVVSQFQRADKHRASFAFLDLTERECELLEGFLIDFALERVGITPP; encoded by the coding sequence ATGGGCGTGATCCAGTTCATCGATGAGTTCCGCGAACTCCACACCAAGGCGCGGCAGGGAAAGCTCGCGGAGTTGGAGCGGCCCGCGTACATGGCGGCGCGCGAACAGTTCGCGCGGGCGTTGCTCAACGCGCAAGGCCTGATGCTCGACGGGGCCGAGGCCCGGCGGCACTACCGCGTGGCCCACCAGTTGCCGGTGGAGCTGCAGATGGCGTACGGCAACGTGTGGACGAACACCCTGGACCTGTCCGCGGGTGGCTTCTCCGTGATGCTGCCGCACGCGGTGGACGTGAAGGAGCGGCCGAGCGCCCTGCTCTACCTGCCGGACGGCACGACGCTGGCCGGCACCGTGCGCGTGGTGTCCCAGTTCCAGCGGGCCGACAAGCACCGCGCCTCGTTCGCCTTCCTGGACCTGACCGAGCGCGAGTGCGAGCTGCTCGAGGGCTTCCTCATCGACTTCGCTCTCGAGCGCGTGGGTATCACCCCTCCGTGA
- a CDS encoding glycoside hydrolase family 1 protein — translation MSRRALLLGLTLLAGCSGRPSFDPATINAAPIGQGLPRGFLLGASTASHQVEGNNQNDWTDWETSSYPDGSPHIHDRSVSGIAADSWNRFDEDIALLKQLGANAYRFSVEWSRLEPEEGKWNEEAFARYRQWVQALRANGIEPNVTLHHFTLPRWVSAWGGWENPATVDAFARFSGKVAEELGEHVDWWGTINEPNVYAVFGYMDGVWPPGKQSTGIAAEVLARLLEAHARSAQEVRKFDTTDADGDGKASLIGLVHHVRVFQPATGSTTDTVVTGLTDSFFNQSVTEALRTGHISIFVPGEITIERDVPGLKGSADYLGINYYTRDHIRQDFSPSFSHKYVPEGRETNDLGWEIYPEGLYLFLKRYANLGVPLVVTENGMDDRTGERRPYFLRSHLYAVERAVAEGVPVLGYFHWSLMDNFEWAEGYEPRFGLFRVDWTAGQARQATPAVQAFRDVARNLGLTPTP, via the coding sequence ATGAGCCGCCGTGCCCTGCTGCTGGGCCTCACCCTCCTCGCGGGCTGCTCCGGGCGGCCCTCGTTCGATCCCGCCACCATCAACGCCGCGCCCATCGGCCAGGGCCTGCCCCGCGGCTTCCTCCTGGGCGCCTCCACCGCCAGCCACCAGGTGGAGGGCAACAACCAGAACGACTGGACCGACTGGGAGACGAGCAGCTACCCGGACGGCTCACCCCACATCCACGACCGCAGCGTGTCCGGCATCGCCGCGGACTCGTGGAACCGCTTCGACGAGGACATCGCGCTCTTGAAGCAGCTCGGCGCCAACGCCTACCGCTTCAGCGTCGAGTGGAGCCGCCTGGAGCCCGAAGAGGGCAAGTGGAACGAGGAGGCCTTCGCGCGCTACCGCCAGTGGGTCCAGGCCCTGCGCGCCAACGGCATCGAGCCCAACGTGACGCTCCACCACTTCACCCTGCCGCGCTGGGTGTCCGCCTGGGGCGGCTGGGAGAACCCCGCCACCGTGGACGCCTTCGCGCGCTTCTCCGGCAAGGTGGCCGAGGAACTCGGCGAGCATGTGGACTGGTGGGGCACCATCAACGAGCCCAACGTCTACGCCGTCTTCGGCTACATGGACGGCGTGTGGCCCCCGGGCAAGCAGAGCACGGGCATCGCGGCCGAGGTGCTCGCCCGCCTCCTCGAGGCCCACGCCCGCTCCGCGCAGGAGGTGCGCAAGTTCGACACCACGGACGCCGACGGCGATGGCAAGGCCAGCCTCATCGGGCTCGTCCACCACGTGCGCGTCTTCCAGCCGGCCACCGGCTCCACCACCGACACCGTGGTCACCGGCCTCACCGACTCCTTCTTCAACCAGAGCGTCACCGAGGCCCTGCGCACCGGCCACATCTCCATCTTCGTGCCCGGTGAAATCACCATCGAGCGCGACGTGCCCGGCCTCAAGGGCTCCGCCGACTACCTCGGCATCAACTACTACACCCGAGATCACATCCGGCAGGACTTCTCCCCGTCCTTCTCCCACAAATACGTACCCGAGGGCCGGGAGACGAACGACCTGGGGTGGGAGATCTACCCCGAGGGCCTCTACCTGTTCCTCAAGCGCTACGCGAACCTGGGCGTGCCGCTGGTGGTGACGGAGAACGGCATGGATGATCGCACGGGGGAGCGCCGGCCCTATTTCCTGCGCAGCCACCTGTACGCGGTCGAGCGGGCAGTAGCCGAGGGCGTGCCGGTGCTGGGATACTTCCACTGGAGCCTCATGGACAACTTCGAGTGGGCCGAGGGCTACGAGCCCCGCTTCGGCCTGTTCCGGGTCGATTGGACCGCGGGACAAGCGCGCCAGGCGACTCCCGCGGTGCAAGCCTTTCGCGACGTGGCGCGTAACCTGGGACTTACACCCACTCCCTGA
- a CDS encoding ATP-binding protein: protein MSTPPSGFELAFRAQPDPAYLLDETGRVLACSDTGALALGMPRELLIGQPWARLAPLLEEGARLEAACGTALAQGSAPALQAIWPSTSGGPRPHSFSLTAIHEDGAPPRLLVMARPLTEAETVYARALGLEQAARAEVEAAERRQSFLYQAMTTLFSHAPDPQGMYTLLAHLAVPDLADWCIVDAVEQGPWVTRAAVAHLDPTQSEQARAMSARFERRPAQVGVLRVLHTGEPELVSAVTDSLLRAAASEPEHPEMLQRLQARSYMIVPLKARGHTLGAVTFISGASGRRYGPSDLALVEDLCVRASLAIDNARLVGESRRATRAREDLLAVVSHDLKNPLGVVQLASALLLRGSQGKPGAEQVQKQAGRIQSAGERMARLISDLLDWGRIEAGGLPLEPSEQDVASLASEALESVRPLAEARGLRVTAQLAEDDLRVRCDRTRVLQVLGNLLGNAVKFTPEGGELTVGARVQRGEVQLWVRDTGAGIRPEALPHVFERYWQAKEAESRGTGLGLYIAKGIVEAHGGRIWAQSEWGKGSVFTFTLPLADRGSTRSASVYSAG, encoded by the coding sequence ATGAGCACTCCCCCCTCCGGATTCGAACTGGCGTTCAGGGCCCAACCGGACCCGGCCTATCTCCTGGACGAAACGGGGCGGGTACTCGCATGCAGTGACACGGGAGCCCTCGCGCTCGGCATGCCCCGCGAGCTGCTGATCGGGCAGCCCTGGGCCCGCCTGGCCCCCCTGCTGGAGGAAGGCGCCCGCCTGGAGGCCGCGTGCGGCACCGCCCTGGCGCAAGGCAGCGCCCCCGCCCTGCAGGCCATCTGGCCGAGCACCTCCGGGGGCCCCCGGCCCCACAGCTTCAGCCTCACCGCCATTCACGAGGACGGCGCCCCACCCCGGCTGCTGGTGATGGCGCGTCCGCTCACCGAGGCGGAGACGGTGTACGCGCGCGCCCTGGGCCTGGAGCAGGCCGCGCGCGCCGAGGTGGAAGCCGCCGAGCGCCGCCAGTCCTTCCTCTACCAGGCGATGACGACGCTCTTCTCCCACGCGCCGGACCCGCAGGGCATGTACACGCTGCTGGCCCACCTGGCGGTGCCGGACCTGGCCGACTGGTGCATCGTGGACGCGGTGGAGCAGGGCCCCTGGGTCACCCGCGCGGCCGTGGCCCACCTGGACCCCACCCAGAGCGAACAGGCCCGGGCGATGAGCGCCCGCTTCGAGCGCCGGCCGGCGCAGGTGGGCGTGCTGCGGGTGCTGCACACGGGCGAGCCGGAGCTGGTGTCGGCGGTGACGGACTCGCTCTTGCGCGCCGCCGCCAGCGAGCCCGAGCACCCGGAGATGCTCCAGCGCCTGCAGGCGCGCTCGTACATGATCGTCCCGCTCAAGGCGCGCGGACACACGCTGGGCGCGGTGACGTTCATCTCCGGCGCCTCGGGGCGCCGCTATGGCCCGAGCGACCTGGCGCTGGTGGAGGACCTGTGCGTGCGCGCCAGCCTCGCCATCGACAACGCGCGCCTGGTGGGTGAGTCGCGGCGGGCCACGCGCGCGCGCGAGGACTTGCTGGCGGTGGTGTCGCACGACCTGAAGAACCCGCTGGGCGTGGTGCAGCTCGCCTCGGCGCTGCTCCTGCGTGGCTCCCAGGGCAAGCCGGGCGCCGAGCAGGTGCAGAAGCAGGCCGGCCGCATCCAGTCCGCGGGCGAGCGCATGGCGCGGCTCATCTCGGACCTGCTGGACTGGGGCCGCATCGAGGCGGGTGGGCTGCCGCTGGAGCCCTCCGAGCAGGACGTGGCGTCGCTGGCGAGCGAGGCGCTCGAGAGCGTGCGTCCGCTCGCGGAGGCGCGCGGCCTGAGAGTCACCGCCCAGCTCGCCGAGGATGACCTGCGGGTGCGCTGCGATCGCACGCGGGTGCTGCAGGTGCTCGGCAACCTCCTGGGCAACGCGGTGAAGTTCACCCCGGAGGGGGGCGAGTTGACGGTGGGCGCGCGGGTGCAGCGCGGCGAGGTGCAGCTATGGGTGCGCGACACCGGCGCCGGCATCCGCCCCGAGGCGCTGCCGCACGTCTTCGAGCGCTACTGGCAGGCGAAGGAAGCGGAGAGCCGGGGCACGGGCCTGGGACTCTACATCGCCAAGGGCATCGTCGAGGCCCATGGCGGCCGGATCTGGGCCCAGAGCGAGTGGGGCAAGGGCAGCGTCTTCACCTTCACCCTGCCCCTGGCCGATCGCGGAAGTACCCGCAGTGCGAGTGTCTACTCGGCGGGATAG
- the cheB gene encoding chemotaxis-specific protein-glutamate methyltransferase CheB, producing the protein MKPDKLRVVVAEDSPTARRLLVEILRADPTFDVVGEAKDGVEALELTRRLRPDLVTMDIQMPNMDGLEATKRIMTEVPTPVVVVSTLVERDIQTSMTALRSGALAVLQKLVGPQAPDFEAEARRLRDTVKAMAEVKVIRHWPSRDGTPTPRAPLVTARRRKPEVIVIAASTGGPAALHRILSELPPRFPLPILVVQHIALGFGHGMATWLDSVCQLEVKVADDGEPLRPGVVYIAPDDRHLGIRPDKHVEVSNAAPVGGFRPSGTWLFRSASRVYGAGMAAAVLTGMGQDGLDGLREVHETGGWVMAQDEATSVVYGMPGVAVSAGVTDEVLPLDHFARRFRELAGMKDGE; encoded by the coding sequence ATGAAGCCCGACAAGCTCCGTGTCGTCGTCGCCGAGGACTCGCCCACCGCCCGGCGCCTGCTGGTGGAAATCCTGCGCGCCGACCCCACCTTCGACGTGGTGGGCGAGGCGAAGGACGGCGTGGAGGCGCTGGAGCTCACGCGCCGTCTGCGCCCGGACCTGGTCACCATGGACATCCAGATGCCGAACATGGATGGACTGGAGGCCACCAAGCGCATCATGACGGAGGTGCCCACGCCCGTGGTGGTGGTGAGCACCCTGGTGGAGCGCGACATCCAGACGTCCATGACGGCGCTGCGCTCGGGCGCGCTCGCGGTGTTGCAGAAGCTCGTGGGGCCCCAGGCGCCGGACTTCGAGGCCGAGGCGCGGCGGCTGCGCGACACGGTGAAGGCCATGGCCGAGGTGAAGGTCATCCGCCACTGGCCCAGCCGCGATGGCACCCCCACGCCCCGCGCGCCCCTCGTCACGGCGCGCCGGCGCAAGCCCGAGGTCATCGTCATCGCCGCCTCCACCGGAGGCCCCGCGGCGCTGCACCGCATCCTCTCCGAGCTGCCCCCGCGCTTCCCCCTGCCCATCCTCGTGGTGCAGCACATCGCCCTGGGCTTCGGCCATGGCATGGCCACCTGGCTCGACAGCGTGTGCCAGCTCGAGGTGAAGGTGGCCGACGACGGCGAGCCCTTGCGCCCGGGCGTCGTCTACATCGCGCCGGATGATCGCCACCTGGGCATCCGGCCGGACAAGCACGTGGAGGTCTCCAACGCCGCGCCCGTGGGGGGCTTCCGGCCCTCGGGCACGTGGCTGTTCCGCTCGGCCTCGCGCGTCTATGGCGCGGGCATGGCCGCCGCCGTCCTCACCGGCATGGGCCAGGACGGCCTGGATGGTCTGCGCGAGGTGCACGAGACGGGCGGCTGGGTGATGGCCCAGGACGAGGCCACCAGCGTGGTGTACGGCATGCCAGGCGTGGCCGTGTCCGCGGGCGTCACCGACGAGGTGCTCCCCCTGGACCACTTCGCCCGCCGCTTCCGTGAGCTGGCGGGCATGAAGGACGGCGAGTAG